From a single Marinobacter sp. THAF197a genomic region:
- a CDS encoding Leu/Phe/Val dehydrogenase produces MNVFSHPEFDHHEHLSFVCDAETGLKGIIAIHNTSRGAALGGCRMFPYASDEEALRDVLRLSRGMTYKSALANLDLGGGKSVIIGDPRKHKTEALLEAMGRHLESLGGQYIAAEDSGTSVPDLKVMGRHTRHVAGVTTRTGFDGQPSTGDPSPVTAYGTFIGLKAAVKHKLGTDNLTGLKVAIQGIGNVGYRLARYLKEAGAELWVTDIHADNLQRAVDEFDATPVGSDDILSLPVDVVAPCAMGAVLNDQSIPAIRAAIVAGAANNLLDRPEHDAALKHRGILYAPDFAINAGGIIDVFYERTGGSPEQIRAHVDTIGDTLAEIFQRSDRTGLPTGEIANELAEERFRKHAAGAGLAPRRLACAG; encoded by the coding sequence ATGAACGTATTCAGCCATCCGGAGTTCGATCACCACGAACACCTGTCTTTTGTCTGCGACGCCGAAACCGGCCTGAAGGGCATCATTGCCATCCACAATACGTCACGGGGTGCAGCACTCGGCGGTTGCCGAATGTTCCCCTACGCCAGCGATGAGGAAGCGTTGAGGGATGTGTTGCGACTGTCCCGGGGGATGACCTATAAATCTGCCCTGGCCAATCTCGACCTGGGTGGCGGCAAGTCAGTCATCATCGGCGACCCGCGTAAGCACAAGACCGAAGCCTTGCTCGAGGCCATGGGCAGGCACCTGGAAAGCCTCGGCGGCCAGTACATTGCCGCTGAAGATTCCGGCACCAGCGTGCCAGACCTGAAAGTGATGGGCCGCCATACCCGGCACGTGGCCGGCGTCACCACCCGCACCGGGTTTGATGGCCAGCCCAGCACAGGAGACCCTTCGCCGGTAACCGCCTACGGCACCTTTATTGGCCTGAAAGCGGCTGTAAAACACAAGCTCGGCACGGATAACCTGACCGGACTGAAGGTGGCTATCCAGGGCATCGGCAATGTTGGCTACCGCCTGGCCCGCTATCTGAAAGAGGCCGGTGCAGAGCTGTGGGTGACAGACATTCACGCCGACAACCTCCAGCGCGCAGTGGACGAGTTTGATGCAACGCCCGTTGGCTCCGATGACATCCTGAGCCTGCCGGTGGACGTTGTAGCCCCCTGCGCCATGGGCGCTGTCCTGAATGACCAGAGTATTCCGGCCATCCGGGCGGCCATCGTTGCCGGCGCCGCCAACAATCTCCTGGACCGCCCCGAACATGATGCGGCCCTGAAACACCGGGGCATCCTCTACGCTCCGGATTTTGCCATCAACGCCGGCGGTATCATCGATGTGTTCTACGAGCGCACCGGAGGCTCACCCGAGCAAATCCGCGCCCACGTGGACACCATTGGTGACACCCTGGCCGAAATATTCCAGCGCTCTGATCGCACCGGGCTCCCCACCGGTGAGATCGCCAATGAACTTGCAGAAGAGCGCTTCAGAAAGCACGCCGCGGGTGCTGGGCTGGCGCCCAGGCGGCTGGCTTGCGCCGGGTGA
- a CDS encoding peptidylprolyl isomerase produces MAQATARHILVDSEAKCEELKKAIEGGQDFAEVAKQHSSCPSGRNGGDLGSFGPGQMVPEFDKAVFSSDLNTVIGPIKTQFGYHLLEVTSRS; encoded by the coding sequence ATGGCACAAGCAACTGCACGCCACATTCTGGTAGACAGCGAAGCAAAATGTGAAGAACTGAAGAAGGCTATTGAAGGTGGCCAGGATTTCGCCGAAGTGGCGAAACAGCATTCCTCCTGCCCGTCCGGCCGTAACGGCGGCGACCTGGGCTCCTTCGGCCCCGGCCAGATGGTTCCCGAGTTTGACAAGGCCGTGTTCAGCAGCGACCTGAACACCGTGATTGGGCCGATCAAGACCCAATTCGGCTATCACCTCCTGGAAGTAACTTCCCGCAGCTAA
- a CDS encoding sodium-dependent transporter, with protein sequence MSVTSSGSATYSDALEGSNAKRGLWSSRFAFILAATGSAVGLGNIWKFPYVTGENGGGAFVLVYLLCIAVVGIPIMMAEVMIGRRGGRSPVNSIRLITERDRLKPAWKLVGAIGVLAGFLILSFYSVIGGWAISYVGTTASGQLAGQSAEAVGAIFSGLLSNPSTLLLWHTVFMALVMVVVARGVRSGLERAVSILMPALFVLLLLVVGYAMTTSHFGQAAAFLFQPDFSKLTTSGVLVALGHAFFTLSLGMAVMMAYGSYLPKKISIAKTSITVSVIDTGVALLAGLAIFPIVFANGLEPGAGPGLIFQTLPLAFGQMPMGTLFGTLFFVLLIFAAWTSGISLLEPIVEWLEEQKGMNRTISTIAAGGVCWALGIASVLSLNLWADVAPLGFIPMLEGKTIFDLLDFFTANILLPLGGLLVALFAGWVMSRQAMENELSLSPTMFNLWFITVRFVTPVAVAIVFIYNLM encoded by the coding sequence ATGTCTGTCACTTCATCCGGCTCCGCCACCTATTCGGATGCCCTTGAGGGCTCCAATGCGAAACGAGGGCTATGGTCCTCACGGTTCGCGTTTATTCTGGCTGCCACCGGCTCCGCCGTCGGGCTTGGCAATATCTGGAAATTCCCCTACGTTACCGGCGAAAACGGTGGCGGCGCCTTTGTGCTGGTGTACCTGCTGTGCATCGCCGTTGTCGGCATTCCCATCATGATGGCCGAGGTCATGATCGGCCGCCGGGGTGGTCGCAGCCCGGTCAACAGCATCCGACTGATTACCGAACGGGACAGACTCAAACCGGCCTGGAAACTGGTGGGCGCTATCGGCGTTCTTGCTGGTTTTTTAATACTGTCGTTCTACTCGGTGATTGGTGGTTGGGCAATATCCTACGTGGGTACAACTGCCAGCGGGCAGCTGGCCGGGCAATCCGCCGAAGCTGTAGGAGCCATTTTCTCCGGCTTGCTAAGCAATCCGTCCACCCTGCTGCTTTGGCACACGGTGTTTATGGCCCTGGTGATGGTGGTCGTCGCCCGGGGCGTCCGCTCCGGCCTTGAGCGGGCCGTCAGTATCCTGATGCCAGCGCTGTTCGTATTGTTGCTGCTGGTGGTCGGCTACGCCATGACCACCAGCCACTTCGGCCAGGCCGCGGCCTTCCTGTTCCAGCCGGACTTCTCCAAGCTGACCACCTCCGGCGTGCTGGTCGCCCTTGGCCACGCGTTCTTTACCCTGAGCCTGGGTATGGCGGTAATGATGGCCTACGGCTCTTATCTGCCGAAAAAGATCTCCATCGCCAAAACCTCCATCACCGTCTCCGTGATCGACACCGGCGTAGCGCTACTGGCTGGTCTGGCAATCTTCCCCATTGTGTTCGCCAACGGCCTGGAGCCGGGCGCCGGCCCTGGCCTGATCTTCCAGACACTGCCCCTGGCCTTCGGGCAGATGCCCATGGGCACCCTGTTTGGCACGCTGTTCTTCGTGTTACTGATCTTTGCCGCCTGGACCTCCGGCATCTCCCTGCTGGAGCCCATCGTGGAATGGCTGGAAGAGCAGAAAGGCATGAACCGGACCATCAGCACCATCGCCGCAGGTGGCGTGTGCTGGGCCCTGGGCATTGCCTCCGTGCTGTCACTGAACCTGTGGGCGGACGTTGCCCCGCTGGGCTTCATTCCCATGCTGGAGGGCAAAACCATCTTCGACCTGCTCGACTTCTTCACCGCCAACATCCTGTTGCCGCTGGGTGGCCTGCTGGTCGCACTGTTTGCCGGCTGGGTGATGTCCCGCCAGGCCATGGAGAACGAACTGTCGTTGTCACCGACCATGTTCAACCTGTGGTTTATCACCGTGCGGTTTGTTACCCCGGTGGCCGTTGCCATTGTGTTTATCTACAACCTGATGTAA
- a CDS encoding indolepyruvate ferredoxin oxidoreductase family protein, whose translation MSDLLRSPKGLRPVSLDDVWEKDAGSVYMNGSQALARLPLLQAQLDRKNNLNTAGFISGYRGSPLGGFDKVLWKARDHLKENNIHFLPGVNEDLGATAVWGSQQVNIFEGARYDGVFALWYGKGPGVDRTGDVFKHANAAGTSRFGGVLAVAGDDHACKSSTLPHQSDYAFLDAGMPVLNPAGIQDILDLGLYGWAMSRFSGCWIGFKALAENMDSSISANLDLSRINLRIPTQFPMPEGGLNSRWPDKPMSQEERLHRHKLEAAKAFCRANRLDRTVLSVEQPRLGIVTTGKAYLDVIQALADLGLGDEEREAIGLAVYKVAMPWPLEPEGIFEFASGLEEILVVEEKRGLIEEQIKTQLYTWQDGRRPNVIGKRDDQGNDLLPTIAELTPAMVARAIASRLDGRYCNDKLQQRLGFLTEKENSLAQPRERLERTPHFCSGCPHNTSTQVPEGSRALGGIGCHYMATWMERGTDTFTQMGGEGVTWLGQAPFTNQKHVFQNLGDGTYFHSGVLAIRAAIASGANITYKILYNDAVAMTGGQPVDGTLTVQQISHQLYGEGVRRIAVVSDDIDKYPSRADFADRTTFHHRDDLDALQREMREIEGCSVIIYDQTCAAEKRRRRKRGTMEDPNQRVMIHSDVCEGCGDCGIQSNCLSILPKDTDAGRKRTIDQSSCNKDFSCVRGFCPSFVTVKGGKLKKPAGVSADVDFPELPEPTPVTGNNPYGILLTGVGGTGVVTVSALLGMAAHLEGKGVSVLDQAGLAQKFGAVVSHIRISDRQDNIHAVRIPAGEADLMIAFDLMVAATDDALAKLDNRFSRAVVNTEQAMPAAFTRDPDIQFPGESMEQTVKEACRPDGSWFLNAGDLAKALMGDGMAVNLFTVGFAWQQGLLPLSAAAIERAIELNNVAVEKNKQAFLWGRRAAHDLDRVMALAFPKPKGTPVQVMETTDQLIQRNMEHLSDYQNTALAKRYERLVRQAEHTISQKLGRDPLLFRAIADNYAKVLAYKDEYEVARLFSNGSLRKQLEEQFEGDIELEFNLAPPLLSRSKNGERPKKHTFGPWMETVFAWLAKARSLRGTPLDPFGYTADRRLERKIIREYETDVAFLLKHLSKDHADAARNLASLPAKIRGYGPVKEAAYHATRKERAQYRAELNPGERAHQQIANAAV comes from the coding sequence CATCCATTTTTTACCCGGGGTGAATGAAGACCTTGGCGCTACCGCTGTCTGGGGCAGCCAGCAGGTCAACATCTTTGAAGGTGCCCGTTACGACGGTGTGTTCGCGCTTTGGTATGGCAAAGGTCCTGGTGTGGACCGCACCGGTGATGTGTTCAAGCACGCTAACGCGGCGGGCACCTCCCGATTTGGTGGGGTACTGGCCGTCGCTGGCGACGACCATGCCTGCAAATCTTCCACCCTGCCCCATCAAAGTGATTATGCATTTCTGGATGCGGGTATGCCGGTGCTCAACCCCGCCGGCATTCAGGACATTCTGGATCTGGGCCTCTACGGCTGGGCCATGTCGCGGTTTAGCGGCTGCTGGATTGGCTTCAAAGCCCTGGCCGAGAATATGGACTCGTCCATTTCTGCCAATCTGGACCTCAGCCGAATCAACCTCCGTATCCCCACACAGTTTCCCATGCCGGAAGGTGGTCTGAACTCCCGTTGGCCAGACAAACCCATGTCGCAGGAAGAACGCCTGCACCGCCACAAGCTGGAAGCCGCCAAGGCCTTTTGTCGGGCGAACCGCCTTGACCGCACCGTGCTTTCGGTTGAGCAGCCCCGGTTGGGTATCGTCACCACTGGCAAGGCCTACCTGGATGTTATCCAGGCGCTGGCCGACCTTGGCCTGGGTGATGAGGAACGTGAAGCCATCGGGCTGGCGGTTTACAAGGTCGCCATGCCCTGGCCTCTGGAACCCGAGGGCATTTTTGAGTTTGCCTCCGGCCTGGAGGAGATTCTGGTGGTCGAAGAAAAGCGAGGTTTGATCGAAGAACAGATCAAGACCCAGCTCTACACCTGGCAGGATGGCCGACGCCCCAATGTCATCGGCAAGCGGGATGACCAGGGTAACGACCTGCTACCGACCATCGCTGAACTGACACCGGCCATGGTGGCACGAGCCATCGCCTCCCGCCTGGATGGCCGTTATTGCAACGACAAACTGCAACAGCGCCTCGGTTTCCTGACCGAGAAGGAGAACAGTCTGGCGCAACCCCGGGAGCGCCTGGAACGCACTCCGCACTTCTGCTCTGGCTGCCCCCACAACACCTCTACCCAGGTACCGGAAGGCAGCCGGGCCCTCGGCGGCATTGGCTGTCATTACATGGCGACCTGGATGGAACGAGGTACCGACACCTTCACCCAGATGGGTGGTGAAGGCGTCACCTGGCTTGGCCAGGCACCGTTTACCAACCAGAAACACGTGTTCCAGAACCTGGGCGACGGCACCTACTTTCACTCAGGCGTACTGGCCATTCGCGCGGCCATCGCCTCCGGTGCCAACATCACCTACAAGATTCTCTACAACGACGCCGTGGCCATGACCGGCGGCCAGCCGGTGGATGGCACCCTGACGGTTCAGCAGATCAGCCACCAGCTTTACGGCGAAGGCGTTAGACGCATTGCCGTGGTCAGTGACGATATCGACAAATACCCCTCGCGGGCCGATTTCGCGGACCGCACCACCTTCCATCACCGGGACGACTTGGACGCCCTGCAACGGGAAATGCGTGAGATCGAAGGCTGTTCGGTGATCATCTACGACCAGACCTGCGCGGCCGAAAAGCGCCGGCGACGCAAGCGCGGCACCATGGAAGACCCAAACCAGCGCGTGATGATTCACTCGGACGTGTGTGAAGGCTGCGGCGACTGCGGTATCCAGTCCAATTGCCTGTCGATTTTGCCTAAAGACACAGACGCCGGGCGCAAGCGCACGATTGATCAATCCTCCTGCAACAAGGACTTTTCCTGCGTGCGCGGTTTCTGCCCGAGCTTTGTCACCGTCAAAGGTGGCAAGCTGAAAAAGCCGGCCGGTGTCAGCGCAGACGTGGACTTCCCGGAGCTTCCGGAACCGACCCCCGTCACCGGCAACAATCCCTACGGCATTCTGCTGACCGGCGTCGGCGGCACCGGCGTGGTGACCGTCAGCGCCCTGCTGGGCATGGCGGCTCATCTTGAAGGCAAAGGCGTCTCCGTGCTGGACCAGGCCGGCCTGGCCCAGAAGTTCGGCGCGGTCGTCAGCCACATTCGCATCAGTGACCGGCAAGACAACATCCACGCGGTGCGCATTCCCGCCGGCGAGGCCGACCTGATGATCGCCTTTGATCTGATGGTCGCCGCCACCGACGACGCCCTGGCCAAGCTGGATAACCGATTCTCCCGGGCGGTGGTCAATACCGAGCAGGCCATGCCCGCCGCCTTTACCCGAGACCCGGACATCCAGTTCCCCGGGGAATCCATGGAGCAGACCGTCAAGGAGGCCTGCCGGCCGGATGGCAGCTGGTTCCTCAACGCGGGTGACCTCGCCAAAGCCCTGATGGGTGACGGCATGGCGGTCAACCTGTTCACCGTCGGCTTTGCCTGGCAACAGGGGCTGCTTCCGCTCAGTGCCGCAGCCATCGAGCGGGCCATTGAGCTTAACAACGTGGCGGTCGAGAAAAACAAACAGGCCTTTCTGTGGGGCCGCCGGGCTGCCCATGATCTGGACCGGGTGATGGCCCTGGCGTTCCCGAAACCCAAAGGCACGCCAGTGCAGGTGATGGAAACCACGGATCAACTGATCCAGCGCAACATGGAACACCTGAGCGATTACCAGAACACCGCCCTGGCCAAGCGCTATGAAAGGCTGGTGCGCCAGGCGGAACACACCATCTCCCAGAAACTCGGCCGTGACCCGTTGCTGTTCCGAGCCATCGCCGACAACTACGCCAAGGTACTGGCCTACAAAGACGAGTACGAAGTGGCGCGACTGTTCAGCAATGGCAGCCTGCGCAAGCAGCTGGAGGAGCAGTTCGAGGGCGACATTGAGCTGGAGTTCAATCTGGCACCGCCGCTGCTCAGCCGGAGCAAAAATGGCGAACGCCCTAAGAAACACACCTTTGGTCCCTGGATGGAAACCGTGTTCGCATGGCTGGCGAAAGCCCGAAGCCTGCGAGGCACACCCCTGGACCCCTTCGGATACACCGCGGACCGCCGCCTGGAGCGCAAGATCATCCGGGAGTACGAAACCGATGTGGCCTTCCTGCTCAAACACCTGAGCAAAGACCACGCCGATGCCGCACGAAACCTGGCCAGCCTGCCTGCGAAGATCCGCGGTTACGGCCCGGTCAAAGAAGCGGCCTATCATGCCACCCGAAAAGAACGGGCGCAGTACCGGGCTGAACTGAACCCCGGTGAACGGGCACACCAACAAATCGCCAACGCGGCGGTCTAA
- a CDS encoding ABC-F family ATPase, which yields MISTANLTMQFGAKPLFENVSAKFGNGNRYGLIGANGCGKSTLMKILGGDLEPSAGQVMLEPNIRLGKLRQDQFAYEDCTVMDTVIMGHGELWRVKKERDRIYSLPEMSEEDGMAVADLEVEFAEMDGYTAESRAGELLLGLDIPLEQHNGPMSALAPGWKLRVLLAQALFSDPDVLLLDEPTNHLDINTIRWLENILVARNSTMIIISHDRHFLNSVCTHMADLDYGELRLFPGNYDEYMTAATQARERMLSDNAKKKAQIAELQQFVSRFSANASKAKQATSRARQIDKIQLEEVKPSSRVSPFIRFEQGKKLHRQAVTLKGLTKGFDEGPLFKNLDLQIEAGERVAIIGPNGIGKTTLLQCLAGAYEPDAGEVKWTDSAEVGYFAQDHTADFARDDTLTDWMAQWTTGGEQLVRGTLGRMLFSGDDIGKSVKVISGGEQGRMLFGKLILQKPNVMLMDEPTNHLDMESIEALNLALENYPGTLIFVSHDREFVSSLATRIIELKADGITDFSGTYDDYLRSQGYV from the coding sequence TTGATCTCCACCGCCAATCTCACCATGCAATTCGGGGCCAAGCCCCTGTTTGAAAACGTATCCGCCAAGTTCGGCAACGGCAACCGTTACGGTTTGATCGGTGCCAATGGCTGCGGCAAGTCCACCCTGATGAAAATTCTCGGTGGCGACCTGGAGCCGTCCGCCGGTCAGGTGATGCTGGAGCCCAACATCCGCCTCGGTAAACTCCGGCAGGATCAGTTCGCCTATGAGGACTGCACGGTGATGGACACCGTGATCATGGGCCATGGAGAACTGTGGCGCGTGAAGAAAGAGCGGGACCGCATCTACTCCCTGCCGGAAATGAGCGAAGAAGACGGCATGGCGGTGGCGGACCTGGAAGTGGAATTCGCCGAAATGGACGGCTACACCGCCGAATCCCGCGCCGGCGAACTCCTGTTGGGCCTGGATATTCCGCTGGAACAGCACAACGGCCCCATGAGCGCCCTGGCCCCGGGCTGGAAACTGCGTGTACTGCTGGCTCAGGCCCTGTTCTCCGACCCGGACGTACTGCTGCTGGACGAGCCCACCAACCACCTGGACATCAACACCATCCGCTGGCTGGAAAACATCCTGGTGGCCCGCAACAGCACCATGATCATCATCTCCCACGACCGCCACTTCCTGAACAGTGTGTGTACCCACATGGCGGACCTGGATTACGGTGAACTGCGCCTGTTCCCGGGCAATTACGACGAATACATGACCGCCGCCACCCAGGCCCGCGAGCGCATGTTGTCAGACAACGCCAAGAAAAAGGCCCAGATTGCCGAACTGCAGCAGTTCGTCAGCCGCTTCTCCGCCAACGCCTCCAAGGCCAAGCAGGCCACCTCCCGCGCCAGGCAGATCGATAAGATCCAGTTGGAGGAAGTGAAGCCGTCCAGCCGGGTGAGCCCGTTCATCCGCTTCGAGCAGGGCAAGAAACTGCACCGTCAGGCGGTCACCCTGAAAGGCCTGACCAAGGGCTTCGACGAAGGCCCCCTGTTCAAAAACCTGGATCTGCAGATTGAGGCGGGAGAGCGGGTGGCTATCATCGGCCCGAACGGAATTGGTAAAACCACCTTACTGCAGTGCCTGGCCGGCGCCTATGAGCCGGATGCAGGCGAGGTGAAATGGACCGACAGTGCCGAGGTAGGTTACTTCGCCCAGGACCACACCGCCGACTTTGCCCGGGACGACACCCTGACCGATTGGATGGCCCAGTGGACTACCGGTGGTGAGCAACTGGTGCGCGGTACGTTGGGGCGGATGTTGTTCTCCGGGGATGACATTGGTAAGTCGGTGAAGGTGATTTCCGGTGGTGAGCAGGGGCGGATGCTGTTTGGTAAGCTGATTCTGCAGAAGCCGAATGTGATGTTGATGGATGAGCCGACGAACCACCTGGATATGGAGTCCATCGAGGCGCTGAACCTGGCGTTGGAGAATTATCCGGGCACGCTGATTTTCGTCAGCCATGACCGGGAGTTTGTTTCGTCGCTGGCGACCCGGATCATCGAGTTGAAGGCGGATGGTATTACCGATTTCAGCGGTACTTATGATGATTATCTGCGCAGTCAGGGCTACGTTTGA
- a CDS encoding metal-dependent hydrolase, translating to MSAVTASFPVRRQDFGFEDVPRHWVDSDPFMTHLFNALSALFPDGERFFVDSVRAVRDQINDPQLQKDISAFIGQEAMHAKEHGHFNEGAINQGFDIKKLEGWTRGFLSAKNLPLLNNKRAHLAATVALEHFTGILSAQLLKREDLVNAIDPSMRTLWAWHCIEENEHKAVAFDTYEKLYDKTVVDYAIRMGVMALITTLIMVAIHSFIIELMREDKQLLNLKSWAKGLNRVWGRKGMFTAIIPEYLDYFKPDFHPWQHDTEFLLHKWRKQLNFA from the coding sequence ATGTCAGCAGTCACAGCATCTTTTCCGGTACGCCGTCAGGACTTTGGTTTTGAGGATGTACCGCGGCACTGGGTCGACAGTGACCCGTTCATGACCCACCTGTTCAACGCCCTCTCCGCACTGTTCCCAGACGGTGAGCGCTTCTTCGTGGACAGTGTTCGGGCAGTCCGTGACCAGATCAACGACCCTCAGTTACAGAAAGACATCAGCGCCTTTATCGGTCAGGAGGCCATGCACGCGAAGGAGCATGGTCACTTCAACGAGGGTGCCATCAATCAGGGTTTCGATATCAAGAAACTGGAAGGCTGGACCCGCGGTTTCCTGTCCGCCAAGAACCTGCCCCTGCTCAACAACAAACGGGCGCACCTGGCCGCTACAGTTGCCCTTGAGCACTTCACCGGCATCCTCTCGGCGCAGCTGCTCAAGCGCGAAGACCTGGTGAATGCCATCGACCCGTCCATGCGCACCCTGTGGGCCTGGCACTGTATCGAAGAAAACGAGCACAAGGCTGTGGCCTTCGACACCTACGAAAAACTCTACGATAAGACCGTAGTGGACTACGCCATCCGCATGGGTGTCATGGCATTGATCACCACGCTGATCATGGTAGCGATCCACTCGTTCATCATTGAGCTGATGCGCGAAGACAAGCAGTTACTGAACCTGAAGTCCTGGGCCAAAGGCCTGAACCGGGTTTGGGGCCGCAAGGGCATGTTCACCGCGATCATTCCGGAATACCTGGATTACTTCAAACCAGACTTCCACCCGTGGCAGCACGACACCGAATTCCTGCTGCACAAGTGGCGCAAGCAGCTGAACTTCGCCTGA
- a CDS encoding DUF2059 domain-containing protein: MAHASTDARDVLAASPIDDIVGQYPAMMSQGIRDGLKQSGQVPPMVADTIGYVVSSSYRAEDIERKLVASLDESLTSKQLEEVYAWYQTPVAQKISRAEIAASAPAAWSEVRSRAGELNEAYKGTTREKLFDRFDRASRATETTVDTTIAVQLGLATAMAALSSDSVHYERLRQRLESQRGMLQGMVGQQVYDSYLYTYRDISVQELGLYLDFLESESGKRFTEVVTESIQASITDPIETIGSQLARFRNFGTGDSR; the protein is encoded by the coding sequence ATGGCCCATGCATCTACGGATGCCCGTGACGTTCTGGCAGCATCGCCCATTGATGACATCGTGGGCCAGTACCCGGCCATGATGAGTCAGGGTATTCGGGATGGTCTCAAACAGAGCGGCCAGGTGCCGCCGATGGTGGCCGATACTATTGGTTATGTGGTCAGCAGCAGTTACAGGGCCGAGGACATCGAGCGCAAGCTGGTGGCCAGCCTGGACGAGTCGCTGACGAGCAAACAGCTTGAGGAGGTATATGCCTGGTACCAGACCCCTGTCGCACAGAAGATATCTCGTGCGGAGATTGCTGCGTCTGCACCTGCCGCCTGGTCAGAGGTGCGAAGCCGCGCCGGAGAGCTAAACGAAGCCTACAAGGGCACCACCCGGGAAAAGCTGTTTGACCGTTTTGACCGGGCTTCCCGCGCAACGGAAACCACAGTGGATACTACCATTGCCGTGCAGTTGGGTTTGGCAACGGCCATGGCGGCCCTGAGCAGTGACTCGGTGCATTACGAGCGGTTACGTCAGCGCCTGGAGAGCCAACGTGGGATGTTGCAGGGCATGGTTGGACAACAGGTATACGACAGCTATTTGTACACCTACCGGGATATCAGTGTTCAGGAACTGGGTCTGTATCTGGACTTTCTGGAGAGTGAGTCGGGTAAACGCTTTACCGAGGTGGTCACAGAGAGCATTCAGGCGTCGATTACGGACCCTATTGAAACCATCGGTAGCCAATTGGCGCGGTTCAGGAATTTCGGGACAGGCGACTCCCGATAA
- a CDS encoding DUF1415 domain-containing protein, with translation MSESQIINATRKWVEDVVVGYNLCPFAKRELVKNRVRFTVTDANNEDDLLQALHAELQRLEDEPEIETTLLIHPGVLQDFYAYNEFLDAADALLAYLELEGVYQIASFHPDYQFADTEPGADENYTNRSPYPMLHLLREASLEAAIDSHPDVDGIPDRNIALMNELGAEKMRNTLLSCLEHASNPAE, from the coding sequence ATGAGCGAGTCGCAGATTATTAACGCCACCCGAAAGTGGGTCGAAGACGTAGTCGTTGGCTACAACCTCTGCCCCTTCGCCAAACGGGAACTGGTCAAGAACCGGGTTCGGTTTACGGTGACAGACGCCAACAACGAAGACGACCTCCTGCAGGCCCTGCATGCGGAATTGCAGCGCCTGGAAGACGAACCGGAAATCGAAACCACGTTGTTGATACACCCGGGCGTACTGCAGGATTTCTACGCCTACAATGAGTTTCTGGACGCTGCCGATGCGTTGTTGGCCTACCTGGAGTTGGAGGGCGTTTACCAGATCGCCAGTTTCCATCCGGACTATCAGTTCGCTGACACCGAACCGGGGGCTGATGAGAATTACACCAACCGGTCTCCGTACCCCATGTTGCACCTGTTGCGGGAGGCGAGTCTGGAGGCGGCGATTGATAGCCATCCGGATGTGGACGGGATTCCTGATCGGAATATCGCACTGATGAATGAGCTGGGTGCGGAGAAGATGCGGAATACTTTACTGAGCTGCTTAGAGCACGCATCGAATCCAGCTGAGTAG
- a CDS encoding spermidine synthase → MGLLFEQIDSQPSVIGEIMLRRRRIPALGDRDIYEVKLGEEFLMSSMFVDAEVALSDIGLGETEGDNLSVVVGGLGLGYTAVAALKHERVSELLVVEYLKPVIGWHQQEKVPLGKDLNADPRNRYIHGSFFDLAIADPETGGFDPEAPGKQFDAILLDIDHSPRALLHDSSASFYTTNNLRLMARQLKPRGVFAMWSNEGEDDEFMATLREVFTDVACHVVSFYNPFQNRESFNTVYVARKPD, encoded by the coding sequence GTGGGACTGCTTTTCGAACAAATTGACAGCCAGCCCTCGGTGATAGGGGAAATCATGCTGCGCCGCCGCAGGATTCCGGCACTGGGTGACCGGGATATCTACGAAGTGAAACTGGGCGAAGAATTCCTCATGTCCAGCATGTTTGTCGACGCCGAAGTGGCCCTCTCAGACATCGGCCTGGGTGAAACCGAAGGCGACAACCTCAGCGTCGTTGTGGGCGGACTCGGCCTTGGCTACACCGCCGTGGCCGCTCTCAAACATGAACGCGTCAGCGAACTGCTCGTGGTCGAATACCTGAAACCCGTCATCGGCTGGCACCAGCAAGAAAAAGTGCCCCTCGGCAAAGACCTCAACGCCGATCCACGAAACCGCTACATACACGGCAGCTTCTTCGACCTCGCCATCGCCGACCCCGAAACCGGCGGCTTTGACCCGGAAGCACCGGGCAAACAGTTCGACGCCATCCTGCTCGACATCGACCACTCGCCCAGAGCGCTGCTGCACGATTCCAGTGCCAGCTTCTACACCACCAACAACCTCCGCCTCATGGCCCGGCAACTCAAGCCCAGAGGCGTGTTTGCCATGTGGTCCAACGAAGGTGAGGACGATGAATTCATGGCGACTCTGCGGGAAGTGTTTACCGACGTAGCCTGCCACGTCGTCAGCTTCTACAACCCCTTCCAGAACCGCGAATCGTTTAACACCGTCTACGTGGCCCGCAAGCCGGACTGA